The genome window TCCCACCCCGCCGGAGGCGATGACCGGAATGGAGACCGCATCGACGATGGTGCGGGTCAGGGGGATATCGTAGCCGTCCTTGGTGCCGTCCCGGTCCATGCTGGTGAGGAGGATCTCGCCGGCACCGTACCCTTCCATCCGCCGGGCCCACTCCGACGCGTCGATGCCGGTGGGGTTGCGGCCACCGTGGGTGTAGACCTCCCAACGATTCTCGCCGGGAACCTGTCGGGCGTCGATGGCAACCACGGTGCACTGGGAACCGAAGCGCTCCGCAGCCTCTCGCACGAATTCTGGCCGGTGGACCGCGGCCGTGTTGATGGAGACCTTGTCGGCTCCGGCGTTGAGGAGATTGCGGATATCGTCCACAGTCCGCACTCCGCCCCCCACGGTGAGGGGCATGAAGACCCGCTCGGCGGTGCGGCGCACTACGTCGATGATGATGCTTCGCTCGTCGGATGAGGCGGTGATGTCGAGGAACGTGAGTTCATCGGCACCCTGGCGGTCATAGGCCTCCGCGATCTCCACCGGGTCGCCCGCGTCCCGCAGTTCCAGGAACTGGACCCCCTTGACGACCCGGCCGCCCTTCACGTCCAGGCACGGGATGATCCGCTTGGTCAGCATCTCAGGCGCCTCCCCGCTTCGTGAGCGCCACCGCCTCGGCCAGATTGATGGCCCCGGTGTAGACCGCCTTGCCGGTGATGACTCCGGCGATACCGCTCGCCTCGATGGCCATCAGGTTCTCGATATCCTTCAGGGACGACACCCCTCCGGAGGCGATGACCGGGATCGAGACCGCCTCGGCCAGAGCCCTGGTTGCCTCGATGTTCGGCCCCTGCATCATACCGTCCCGGGCGATGTCGGTGTAGATGATGGCGGCCACGCCGTAGCCCTCGAACCGCTGGGCCAGATCCACCGCCGTGACGCCGGTGACCTCGGCCCACCCCTGGACCGCGACCATGCCGTTTTTGGCATCGATCCCCACCACGATCCGACCGGGGAAGAGACGGCAGGCATCCTCCACCAGTTCGGGGTTCCGCTGGGCCGCAGTGCCGAGGATCACCCGGCCGATGCCGAGGGAAAGGTATGCCTCGATGGTGGGGATGTCCCGGATGCCGCCCCCCAACTGGGTGGGGATGGCAATGGCCTTGGCAATGGCCTCGATGGAGGCGCGGTTCTTGGGTTCGCCGGCAAAGGCGCCGTCCAGGTCGACAATGTGGAGCAACTCCGCCCCCTGGCGCACCCACTCCCGGGCCTGGTCGGCGGGGCTGTCGCAGAAAACGGTATCCTTCTCCATGAGCCCCTGTTCGAGGCGGACGCACTTTCCTTCCTTAAGGTCGATGGCGGGGATGACGATCATTCACTGAACCTTTCACCGTAGAGGCACGGAGACACGAAAAAAGGCCTATCAGGAGAATTACTCCGCTCCTCCGTGTCTCCGTGGTGGACTTTATGCTTTTGAACGCGCGAAATTTTCCAAAATGTGCACACCCACCGTCTGGGACTTCTCGGGGTGGAACTGGGTGGCGACGATGTTGTCCTTCCAGACGGCGGCGCAGAACTCGACGCCATAGGTACAGGTGGCGGCGATCACGCTCGTGTCGTCGGGCAGTACATAGTAGGAGTGAACGAAATAGACGTTGGCCCCGTCCTCCACCTCGGCAAAGGCCGGTGGACGGCGTTTGATGGAGAGCTGGTTCCATCCCATGTGGGGGACCTTGAGCTCCTCGCCTCCTTCGCGCATC of Geobacter anodireducens contains these proteins:
- a CDS encoding imidazole glycerol phosphate synthase subunit HisF codes for the protein MLTKRIIPCLDVKGGRVVKGVQFLELRDAGDPVEIAEAYDRQGADELTFLDITASSDERSIIIDVVRRTAERVFMPLTVGGGVRTVDDIRNLLNAGADKVSINTAAVHRPEFVREAAERFGSQCTVVAIDARQVPGENRWEVYTHGGRNPTGIDASEWARRMEGYGAGEILLTSMDRDGTKDGYDIPLTRTIVDAVSIPVIASGGVGNLEHLYDGFVKAGASACLAASIFHYKEYTIGEAKEYLRQRGVPIRP
- a CDS encoding 1-(5-phosphoribosyl)-5-((5-phosphoribosylamino)methylideneamino)imidazole-4-carboxamide isomerase (catalyzes the formation of 5-(5-phospho-1-deoxyribulos-1-ylamino)methylideneamino-l-(5-hosphoribosyl)imidazole-4-carboxamide from 1-(5-phosphoribosyl)-5-[(5-phosphoribosylamino)methylideneamino] imidazole-4-carboxamide), producing the protein MIVIPAIDLKEGKCVRLEQGLMEKDTVFCDSPADQAREWVRQGAELLHIVDLDGAFAGEPKNRASIEAIAKAIAIPTQLGGGIRDIPTIEAYLSLGIGRVILGTAAQRNPELVEDACRLFPGRIVVGIDAKNGMVAVQGWAEVTGVTAVDLAQRFEGYGVAAIIYTDIARDGMMQGPNIEATRALAEAVSIPVIASGGVSSLKDIENLMAIEASGIAGVITGKAVYTGAINLAEAVALTKRGGA